CCACCGGCCCGAATGTCTCGTAGCGCGCGACGTCCATCTGCGGCGTAACGCCCACCAGGACCGTCGGCTCGTAGAACAGATCGCTGCCGAGATCGGGGCGCTGCCGCCCCCCGGTCAGGCAGCGCGCGCCCTGGGCCACGGCACTTTCGACGTGCGCGCGCGTTTTCTCCAGGACACCGCTGTTGTTGAGCGGCCCCATGGTCGTGCCCTGCTGCAGGGGATCGCCAAGGATCTGCGCTTCGGCCTTTTCCCGAATGAGCTCGGCCAAGGGCTCCGCGATGCTGGCGTCGGCCAGCACCCGGCCGGTCGCCGCGCAGATCTGCCCGGCGTTGCCGAACGCCCCGGCGGCGGCCGCTTCCGCGGCCTTTTCCAGATCGGCATCGGCACGCACGATCAGCGGCCCGTTGCCGCCAAGTTCCAGCAGCAGCGGCTTTCCCGCGGCCCGCTCGGCGATACGGCGGCCGGTGGCGGTGCTGCCCGTAAATCCCACGCCGTCGGTTCCCGGGTTGGAGACGATCTCGTCGCCGACGACCGGCCCTTCCCCGAGAACCAGGTTGATCAAACCGCGCGGCAAACCAGCCGCCGCGAGCACCGCCATGAACTCGACCGCAATGAGCGAGGTGGACGGCGCCGGCACCCAGACGACGGCATTGCCGGTGGCGATCGCGGGCGCGAGGTATTCGACGGGGATGTTGACCGGGAAGTTCCAAGGCGTGATGACGGCATAAACGCCGCGGGGCCGGCGCGTGTTGATGACCAGCCGGCCGGGCGTCTCGGCGGGGATGGTCTCACCGGTCATGTACTTGACGAGTTCGGCCGCCATCCGGAAGCCGTCGCAGGCCTTGCCGATCTCGCCGGCCGCCTGGGCGAGCGGCTTGCCCTGATCGACCGAAAGAACTCTGGAGAGGTGCGGTTGCGCAGCCTCCACCGCATCCGCCATACGGCGGCACAGCGCGGCGCGTTCCCAGGCGGTGGCGGCGGCCCAGGCGGGCTGCGCGGCCCGGGCGGCGGCGATAGCGCGGACGGCGGTTTCGCGCGATCCCTTCGGCAGACGGGCGAGCATCTCCCCGGTCGCCGGATTACGCGCCTCGCCCCACTCCGGCGCGTCGCATTCCCAGTCGCCGTCGATGAAGCTGCCGGGGGTACGGCTCAATAGATCTGTCATGTATCAGCCTCTCCTGCTCCCTCGGCAACCTTGCCGGTTGCTTCACATGCCGCCGGCCCCCGGCGGCACCGTGCCGGATGGCATCGCCAACTCAACAGGAGGCGGCAAACACCCGAGACAACGTGACGTTCGCTCTATCACGCAGCTCCGGGAGCAGTCAAAATTTTTTTTAGTTTTTCAATCAGAATTGATCAGATTAGATCGCGAATGACTTGCAAATTAAACTTTTGCGAAAGTACCTCGGATCAATCGCACAGAGGACGGGAAGCGTCCTCGTCGACATTGGACACGAACTGCTGCTTCAACCGGCGCAGCTTCTCCATGGCGTGCGGGCGCGAGCGAATGGCGGCCCCGAACGCCAGCAGATCGATGACCGCGAGATAGGAGTAGCGCATCGTCGAAGGGCCCAGCACATCGCCATCGTTGCGCAGCACGGAGATCTCAAGCGCGATGTCGACGTTCTCGGCCAGAGGGCTGCCGCCCTGGGTCAAGGCGATCGTGGTCGCCCCATAGTTGGCCGCGATGCTCGACGCCGTGACCAGGTCCTTGTTCACCCCGCCGAGCGAACAGCACAGCAGGACATCGCCGCGGTTTATCGTCGAGGCCAGCATCGTCTGCATGAGCCCGTCGCGACACGGCATGACCCGCACGCCGAGCCGGAAGAACCTGTTCTGGACCTCCTCCACAAGCCAGCTTGAGACCCCGCCGCTGCCGAAGGCGTAGAGGGTTCCGCCCCCCAGGATCGCGTCGATCGCCTGCTCCAGGCGGACATCCGGCACGCTCACCGCCTCCATGATCGCGTGCTGCGCGCGCATCGACACCTGCTCGCGCACACCTTCCAGGGTGTCGGGCGGCTCCTGCGGCTCCAGGTACCGCGGCCCGACCCGCATCGCACCCATCACCTGGAGCTTGAAGTCGCGCAAGCCCTCGCAGCCGACCGACCGGCAGAAGCGGATGATGGTCGGCGCCGAAACGCCGATCCAGCCGCAGAGCTCCTCCACCGGTTTCTCGACGAACAACCGCGGATAGCTGAGAACCGCCTGGGCTATCTTGGTCTGGGAACGCGACAGGTCCCCTTCGATGTCGCGAATCCTGCCCAGGATGTCCCCCATCGCGCCGTCGCCGGCGCCCCCCCGCGCCGCGTCGCGATCTGCCTTGGCATCAGACGTCATTGGCCCCAGCCTCCTGTTCGAAAATTTTCACTTTTAAATCATTCCTGATAAAAATATTAATGTCCATGTTCCGCCACGTCGAAGGAAACCGTCCGGCAACGGTGGAAAGTCGTGAACCGGTCCGGGCAAGGGCGGGATGGGAAATCCCTCCCATTCTGGTGAGACGGCCTTACAGCCAAGGTGAGTTCCAGTGGAATCGACATGCCTAACGCTGCTTCGATCTTAACCCACATCCCCGCTCCCGCCGAATGCCGCCGCGGCGAAGCGGCGCCTGCGCCCGGCGCAGGCCGGCGCCTTGAGGCTGTTCGCCAAACTCTCGGGCGTGTGCGGCGATGAAGCGGCGCATGTTTCTCTATCCCTGGGATGTGCGCGACGAGGGCGCGGATCGCGTCGGCGCACGCCTGGCCGCCGCCGGCATCTCCTCCGTCGCCGTCGCGACGAGCTACCACGCCGGCAAGTTCCTGCGCCCGCACGCCCCGAACGGCCGGGTGTGGTACCCGGAAGACGGCACGGTCTATTTCCGCCCCGACCCCTCCCTCTACGGCCGCCTTAAGCCGCGGGTGGCGCAGGTCGCCGAAGATTTCGACGCCCTCTCGGCGCTGGCCCGGGCCGCCCCGGCCCTGGCCCGTGCCGGCTGGACGGTCGGCCTGCACAACAGCCGTCTCGGCCGCGCCCATCCGGATCTCGTCTGCCGCACCGCCTTCGGCGACCCGATCAGATCGGCGCTCTGCCCGGCCCAGCCGGAGGTTCGCGACTATCTGGCCGCCCTCTGCCTCGATCAGGCGCGCAACTGTCCGGTGGAAGAGATCTCCATCGAGGCCCCGGGATATCAGGCCTATCGCCACAACGACCACCACGAATTCGAACTGATCGAGCTGACGCCGCGCGCGGCTTCGCTGCTCGGCCTCTGCTTCTGCCCGGCTTGCCTGGCCGGTGCCCGGTCGGCCGGCATCGATGCCGCCGGCCTGGCGGCGCAGGCCCGCAGCCAACTGGAGCAGTTCTTCGCCGACGGCACCGAAGGACCGGACGACCTGGCCGACGACCCAGTCTGGCAGCCCTTCCTCGACTGGCGCGCGCGCGTCGTCGCCGAACTGATGGCAAGGATTCGCGCGGAGTTGCCGGCCGGCGTCTCGCTGTCGGTGATACCGACGGTCAGAAGTCCGTTGAGCCTGTGCTGGCGGGAGGGCAGCGACCTCGCCCGCCTCGCCGCCGCCGCGGACCGGCTGGCCATCCCGCTCTACTGCGCCGGGGCCGAGGCGACCGGGCGCGAGGCCCGCGCCGCCCGCGCCGCGGCGGGTCCCGAGGCCCGCCTCAGCTTTATCCTGAGGCCGTCTTGGCCGACAATACGGAGTGCCGAGGAACTCGCCGCGGTGCTCGAGGCCGTGACCGGCGCGGAAGCGCATTCGATAGAGTACTACAACTACGGGCACATTCGCCTGCAGTCGCTCGACTGGATCGGAAGGCAAGTGCATTGACTGTCGCCGATGCCGGCAAGACCGCCGCAATTCCAGTCGCCAAGGTTCCAAAACAGGACCAGGGCACCGACGCCCCGGCCCCGGAGGAGTAATCGACTTTGTACGACCTGATACTCAAAGGCGGACGCGTCATCGACCCGTCCCAGAACATCGACGAGACACTCGACGTCGCCTTCGCGGACGGCAAGGTGGCCGAGCTCGCGCCCGACATTCCCGCGACGGGGGCCAAGGCCGTGCGCGACGTGAGCGGCCGCATGGTGACGCCGGGCCTGATCGATCTGCACACCCACGTCTATTGGGGCGGCACCTCCCTGGGCGTCGACGCGGAAATGATCTCCAGGCGCAGCGGGACCACGACCTTCGTGGACGCCGGCAGCGCCGGGGCGGGAAACCTGCCGGGCTTCCGCAAGCACGTCATCGAGCCTTCGGTCCCGCGGATCCTCGCCTACATCAACATCTCCTTTCCCGGCATCTTCGGATTCAGCAAGACCGTCATGGTCGGCGAATGCGCCGACATGCGGCTGGTCCATCCGCACGAGTGCCTGCGCGCGGCACGTGAGAACCTGGATATCGTCGTCGGCGTCAAGGCACGGATCGGCGCCAAGGCCGGCGGCAACTCCGGAATGGCGCCTCTGATCCTCGCCATCGAAGTGGCCGACGCGCTCGGGCTGCCGGTAATGGCGCACATCGACACGCCGCCGCCGAGCCAACGTGAAGTGCTGCAGGTGCTGCGCCCGGGCGACGTGCTGACGCATTGCTTCCGCCCCTTCCCCAACGCGCCGATCCGGGCGGACCGCTCGATCCGCGAGGAGGTGCTGGCCGCGCGTGAGAGAGGCGTGTTCTTCGACGTCGGTCACGGCTACGGCGGTTTCTCCTTCGATTCCTGCCGCGTGATGATGGAGCAGGGCATCCTGCCCGACGCGATCAGCAGCGACGTGCATGTCCTTTGCGTCGACGGCCCAGCCCACGACCTTCTCGCCGTGATGTCGAAGTTCCTCGCGCTCGGCATGCCCCTGAACGAAGTCATCCGGGCCACGACGCAGAACGCCGCACGCGCGCTTCGGCGTGAGGAACTGGGCACGCTGCGGGTCGGCACCTACGGCGATGCCACGGTTTTGGAGATGCGCAGCGGCGGCGTCGAACACGTCGACGTGGTCGGCGAAGTTCTGCGCGCCGAACAGCATCTCGCCAGCCCCGGGATGGTGATCGCCGGCGCGTGGTGCCCCACCGACGACGCCCTCTAGGCCCTCCGGATTCCGCCCCGCCGGCCCACGTGGCCGGCGGGGCGGAACCTGCGGGCCTCCGGGACGCGGCGTCTGCGCCGGCCGGCCCGGGCTTAGGGATCTTTTCTTGAAACGCCCCGGGCCCGCGCGGCCAGCGGGCGGCCAGACCGCGCCGGGGGCATAGCGCGTCCGGGCAGGGTGGCAGCGTCCGGCACCGCCGGCCTCCGCCGGTGTCTTCCGCAGATCGCATTTGCATGGCCACAGGCGGCGGATTAGCCTCCTGCGGGCCTTCAACTCGATCATCCGGAAGCAATGCCAATGATCAGAGACCGAGCTTCGATCGGAAGCATTGTTGCATTAACCCTGTTCTGCCTGCTGTTCCCTGCCCCCGCCAAGTCGCAGGGCGCCGGGCCGGCGGCTGCCGGCGGGCTCGAGAGCCAGCTCATCGTCCTGACATCGTTCCCCGAAACGATGTTCTCCGCCTTCCGCGAGGCCTTCGAAGCCGCTCATCCCGGAACCACGCTGCATTTCTTGAACCGCAAGACCTCGGCGGCGATCACCTACATTCAAGAGAGCCCGACACGCCAGGTGGACGTCGTTTGGGCCTCGGCGCCCGACGCTTTCGAGGTCCTGAAGGAATCCGGGCACCTCACGCCCTGGAGCGGCAGCCGCGAAGACTACCCTTCCGAGATCGCCGGCTACCCGCTGGACGATCCGGATGGCTTCTACTACGGCTTCGCGCTCTCGGGTTACGGAATCCTCTGGAACAGCGACTACCTCAACAAGCACGGCCTGC
The sequence above is drawn from the Pelagibius sp. CAU 1746 genome and encodes:
- a CDS encoding amidohydrolase/deacetylase family metallohydrolase, whose product is MYDLILKGGRVIDPSQNIDETLDVAFADGKVAELAPDIPATGAKAVRDVSGRMVTPGLIDLHTHVYWGGTSLGVDAEMISRRSGTTTFVDAGSAGAGNLPGFRKHVIEPSVPRILAYINISFPGIFGFSKTVMVGECADMRLVHPHECLRAARENLDIVVGVKARIGAKAGGNSGMAPLILAIEVADALGLPVMAHIDTPPPSQREVLQVLRPGDVLTHCFRPFPNAPIRADRSIREEVLAARERGVFFDVGHGYGGFSFDSCRVMMEQGILPDAISSDVHVLCVDGPAHDLLAVMSKFLALGMPLNEVIRATTQNAARALRREELGTLRVGTYGDATVLEMRSGGVEHVDVVGEVLRAEQHLASPGMVIAGAWCPTDDAL
- a CDS encoding aldehyde dehydrogenase family protein, which translates into the protein MSRTPGSFIDGDWECDAPEWGEARNPATGEMLARLPKGSRETAVRAIAAARAAQPAWAAATAWERAALCRRMADAVEAAQPHLSRVLSVDQGKPLAQAAGEIGKACDGFRMAAELVKYMTGETIPAETPGRLVINTRRPRGVYAVITPWNFPVNIPVEYLAPAIATGNAVVWVPAPSTSLIAVEFMAVLAAAGLPRGLINLVLGEGPVVGDEIVSNPGTDGVGFTGSTATGRRIAERAAGKPLLLELGGNGPLIVRADADLEKAAEAAAAGAFGNAGQICAATGRVLADASIAEPLAELIREKAEAQILGDPLQQGTTMGPLNNSGVLEKTRAHVESAVAQGARCLTGGRQRPDLGSDLFYEPTVLVGVTPQMDVARYETFGPVVPILALDGDAAIMEVAPDGDYGLSMGIFSKDLGEAMAMASRLRAGIININERNNFWELHIPFGGGSGTQSGIGRIGGRHTLEAMTDIVTVTLPVSGY
- a CDS encoding MurR/RpiR family transcriptional regulator, producing the protein MTSDAKADRDAARGGAGDGAMGDILGRIRDIEGDLSRSQTKIAQAVLSYPRLFVEKPVEELCGWIGVSAPTIIRFCRSVGCEGLRDFKLQVMGAMRVGPRYLEPQEPPDTLEGVREQVSMRAQHAIMEAVSVPDVRLEQAIDAILGGGTLYAFGSGGVSSWLVEEVQNRFFRLGVRVMPCRDGLMQTMLASTINRGDVLLCCSLGGVNKDLVTASSIAANYGATTIALTQGGSPLAENVDIALEISVLRNDGDVLGPSTMRYSYLAVIDLLAFGAAIRSRPHAMEKLRRLKQQFVSNVDEDASRPLCD